The proteins below come from a single Cryptococcus gattii WM276 chromosome D, complete sequence genomic window:
- a CDS encoding uncharacterized protein (Similar to TIGR gene model, INSD accession AAW46712.1) produces MGEGRYGLGFEGVVATPVTFVPERSISNPEPMPIASRQFNDLLRSSSRAPPPAHIFPSKHTSLRVKLDPNPPPPRHSRQDDSGDGNEDVADDDDDETAVMKITDGRDIGKVEEGMYLKSKLWWLGMVLIAVGEGGNFLSYGFAPASVVAPLGTVALIANCIFAPLILGERFRTRDMVGMALAIIGAVTVVQSSSDTSPRLNPDQLLTALTRLPFLLYTLFSILLLPPLVLLSNSSFGPAHLTIDVGICALFGGFTVLATKALSSLLSGDFIRAWKSGITWACLVVVGGTSLGQIRWLNRALMRFQSKEVIPTQFVFFTLAVIIGSAVLYQEFRDITRSRFINFAFGVRFFLFSLTTPKKKKKKDMALTGMGFPRLQQFSWVSIFLRLPPHQFLWRKTKKATNHRPSKLMNTSQYRTPHLPPLSIAFSVTPLNEHLSSAQSPLPLYLSLRAVSAVQMVYREDIVMSLSHVYPPLHQ; encoded by the exons ATGGGTGAGGGACGATATGGACTAGGGTTTGAAGGGGTAGTCGCTACGCCGGTCACTTTTGTCCCTGAAAGAAGTATATCCAATCCAGAACCCATGCCTATCGCCAGCCGTCAATTCAATGATCTATTGCGTTCCTCTTCACGTGCTCCTCCTCCGGCACACATCTTCCCGTCTAAACATACCTCTCTTCGAGTGAAACTAGACCCAAatcctccccctcctcgCCATTCGCGACAAGACGATTCTGGGGACGGAAATGAAGATGTAGCagacgatgatgatgacgaaACTGCGGTTATGAAAATCACAGATGGTCGAGATATCGGTAAAGTAGAGGAAGGCATGTATCTGAAGAGCAAGCTATGGTGGCTAGGTATGGTTCTGATCGCGGTTGGCGAAGGAGGAAACTTTTTGAGCTATGGTTTCGCTCCTGCCAGTGTCGTCGCGCCTCTGGGCACAGTC GCATTAATTGCGAACTGTATCTTTGCGCCCCTTATCCTTGGCGAACGATTCCGGACAAGGGATATGGTAGGCATGGCACTCGCCATCATTGGGGCTGTGACAGTGGTCCAGTCGAGCAGCGATACAAGTCCTCGC CTCAACCCCGATCAACTGCTCACAGCCCTTACCCgccttcctttcctcctctacactctcttctccatccttcttcttccaccccTCGTCTTACTCTCTAATTCTTCTTTCGGCCCGGCCCACCTCACGATAGATGTTGGTATCTGTGCCCTCTTTGGCGGCTTTACAGTGCTGGCCACGAAAGCACTTTCAAGTCTTCTAAGTGGAGACTTTATACGAGCGTGGAAAAGTGGTATTACGTGGGCATGTTTAGTTGTTGTCGGAGGGACAAGTTTAGGGCAGATTAGATGGTTGAACAGGGCATTGATGAGGTTCCAAAGCAAG GAGGTTATACCAACTCAGTTTGTTTTTTTCACACTGGCAGTAATCATTGGCTCAGCGGTGCTTTACCAAGAGTTCAGGGATATAACGCGATCAAGATTTATCAACTTTGCGTTTGGTGTACGTTTCTTCTTATTTTCTCTTACCACCccgaaaaaaaaaaagaaaaaggacATGGCACTGACAGGAATGGGTTTTCCCAGATTGCAACAATTTTCCTGGGTGTCCATCTTCTTACGTCTACCACCTCACCAATTCTTATGGCGAAAGACGAAGAAGGCAACCAACCACCGGCCGAGCAAGCTTATGAACACGTCCCAATACCGTACACCACATCTTCCACCTCTCTCCATCGCTTTTTCAGTAACGCCTCTGAACGAACACCTCTCATCCGCTCAATCACCCCTGCCGCTTTACCTGTCCCTACGGGCGGTATCAGCGGTACAGATGGTCTACCGCGAAGACATAGTGATGTCCCTCTCTCACGTGTACCCTCCTCTGCACCAATGA
- a CDS encoding Hypothetical protein (Similar to SGTC gene model, INSD accession EAL18859.1; CNBI1200) produces MIVPILLFLLPHAISLPTSRHDNTNTACNLLTSDHTAYDCLPDLSLESAISASQRRHDIRGADDTEGPSTCPDGKNTVMYYEVTDWHRVNKVCECRGKHQFYNEATKRCHCPPSFIPSYDNQGVLSCHPRPSQHTVDPAQQQQTLRFISRKKKGSMRESSGANDQAPMKGIDVERNGEVGLDCGWGQKSCKVGGQWACLELVFFFFFIESVG; encoded by the exons ATGATCGTCCCTattctcctcttcctccttccccaCGCCATCTCCCTTCCAACCTCGCGCCACGACAATACCAATACGGCTTGCAACCTCCTCACGAGCGATCATACAGCGTACGATTGTCTTCCCGACTTGTCTCTTGAGTCAGCTATCAGCGCCTCGCAAAGACGGCATGACATACGAGGAGCAGATGATACAGAGGGGCCGTCGACTTGCCCAGATGGTAAGAATACAGTCATGTATTATGAGGTGACAGATTGGCATCGAGTCAACAAGGTGTGTGAGTGTAGGGGTAAACACCAAT TCTACAATGAAGCTACCAAACGATGCCACTGCCCTCCATCGTTTATCCCGTCTTATGATAACCAAGGCGTCCTCTCGTGTCATCCTCGCCCTAGCCAGCACACGGTCGACCCCGCACAACAACAGCAGACATTGAGGTTCATCtcgaggaagaagaagggatcGATGCGAGAATCGTCGGGGGCGAATGATCAAGCGCCAATGAAGGGGATTGACGTGGAAAGAAACGGGGAGGTGGGACTAGACTGTGGATGGGGGCAAAAGTCTTGTAAAGTTGGTGGACAATGGGCCTGTCTCGAGttggttttttttttttttttcattgAGTCAGTTGGATGA